The genomic segment TTGTCGGGAAAAAATCCTTAAACGTTTTCTTGTTAAATTTCTGTTCTTTTATAAAAGAGCGCGATTTTTCCATTAAAACAGGGATAGATACCAATGATAATGTTATTATTTCTGCCATTCTATCTCCTGAAATACCTATTATTCTTAACGGACTTAATATCTTTTTTAAATCATTAGTTAATTCGTTAGGTGAAGTTGTCTTAATCAATAAAAAAGCACTTGTCATCATAAGTATAAGTCTAAAAACAAACATGCTTCCCATAAATAACCCTTCTTTCGTAATATTAAACATACCTAAACTTAACAGTATTTCACCGTTTTTGTTAAATAAAACCGGAACTAATAAAGATATAATAATAAGTGAATATATTTTTTTAATATCAGATAATAAGTTGAAAAAAGATATTTTTGATATATGAAGCACACCTAATAATAAAATTAATATTGCAACATAAACCAGAAAATTATTTAAAATTAAAATAACTAAAGCTAAAACAAACACTGTTATAATCTTTATGTACGGTGCCACATGATGAACAGGTGAATCTATACTTACATAACGCCCTATACTAAAACTATTTTCTACTGATGGAACGTTCTTACTGATATTCTTACTTGAAGTGTTTTGCGGTAAATTAACTTTAATTGCTGATATTTCTAATTTTTTACATACACCGGATGCAATAAATCCTGTTACCCACCCTGTTATAACTGCACTGATTCCAAGCCAGGGTAAAAGTAAAAACACACCTTTATGTCTTATTAGCAATAAATAAACCATACTTATCTGAACCATATTATTTGTAATTGCACCAACTAAACTTATACCGATAAGACTCAGATATAGTTTAGAGTTGAGAGTCGAGAGTTTATAGAATAGTCCCATAACTAAAGTGCTTATTAATGCAGATGAGAAGCTTAAAAGAAATGTAGGGGAAAGAAAAGTCCCTAAAATGAAAGAACTGATAATAGTTCGTAATATAGCTATTTCTACTGCAACACCGAATCCAAGATTAACTAACGTTACTAATGTAATCATATTTGCCAGACCTAATTTTACTCCAGGTAAGGGTTGAGGAAAAAGATATTCAACCATCTGCAAAACAGAGGCGCAGGAAACTAAAAATGCTATTTTTCTAATTTTATTGTATTCTTCCATCACTCGCTCCGCTCACTTAATCACGAATAGAGACCCCAAATAAAGACACACATCGCGAACACGACACGAATAACGGCAATGATTTATCCGTGATAATTCGTGATAAAATTCGTGATGTGTTATTCGCGAATCTTAATAACTTACGGCATTACATTCCGTATCCGTATCTTTGTTACTGCCTGCTATCTCTATCAATATTTTATTTGGCACACAGACTATTGTCTGAGCAGGACTTGTTATCCAGCCGGAGTGTTTACATATTTGATGCGGACAATCCGACTCCAATATTCTGATACGCCCATCTCTAACTTCTATTTCCATTTTGCCAATATTTATTACTTTTTTTTGAGATAGATTAATTCTTTCAATCAATTTACCATTTTTATAGATAATAGCTTCTTTATCAGCAATGTTAATATTTTTTAACGACATAAGTGAGCCGGAAGAAAATACCAATATCGCTATTGCAACAATGAAATCATATTTAGACACTTGATAAAATTTTTGTTTGTTCATGTTTTCCTTGTATTGAGATTGTTGGAAAAACCAACAATCCCTGATTACACCTATTAAAAACAAGATTACACAGATTAAGGAACTACGGTAGTATCTGTGTAATCATTTTTCAAAATCTGCGTAATCAAGACCGTTGATGACCTTTTCGACGGGCTTATTACATATTCAGCTAAATTTTTAAGACCATCTTTATATTCGGAATTGTCCAATATTTCTAAATATTTTATAGCCCTTACGGCATATTCTCTTGCTGTCTCAAGCATATTTATTTTGGAAGTAATTGTAGCATCACCATCCATATAGTCATCCATCAACTGGTAACTAATCCCAAAATTTAGACCATATTCTTTAAGTGCTAATGTAACTTCTTCGTTATGTTCATCTATCATTGCTCCACACTGACAACAAACAGCCATAAAACATGCAGTTTTATTTTTTATTATCTCCAAGTATTCTTCTAAAGAAGATATTTTATTTCTCAATTCATTTATCTCACCATAACACATTTTTTCTACACAATGAGATAATATTGTCAGCATTTTTTTATCAAATTTATCAGACAAAAGTGAGAAAGCACGGATATATAACATATCACCTGCCAATACAGCTATTTGATTACCAAACTGTTTATTCATGCTTGGTTGCTCTCTTCGGAAAGAATCATCATCAACTATATCATCATGTATAAGAGACGCGCTATGGATAAGCTCAACAGCAGTAGCCAATGGAATTAGTTGATTAGTTGATTGGTTAATTAGTTGATTAGGAGAAACTGCTCTTGATGATAGTAAAACCAGTGCGGGTCGGAGACGTTTGCCTGGAACTTTAAAAAAATGGTTAACGATTTGTTGAGAATCTTCTGTCCCGGTAAGTCGGGACACTACACTTATTAATTCTTTCTCAACCTGAAATAATTCTTTAGATATTGGTTTATAGATTTCCTTTAAGGTCATAAAATATTTTTTCTCCCTCCAATATTTATCTTTTCTTTTGATAGTTTTAGAAGTTTTTCTACGCGATTCAACAAATCATACGGTTGAACAGGTTTTTCCACGAAATCGTCAACGGGAAGAAATTCTCCATCTGTCTCCGGGGAAAACGGAAATCCTGTTTTTTGAGTTATAGATGTAATCATCAAAATAGGAATGTACTTTGTCCGTTCGTTTCTTCGCAGATTTTGGGTTACGTCAAATCCTTCAGTTTCATGGCGCATTATCACATCCAAAATAATTAAATTCGGTTTTTCGGATTCTGCTTTCTCAAAACCTTCTTTTCCATCATTAGCATAAATAACCTGATATTTTTTTGATTCTAAAACTACTTTCATTGCCTCAATTATATCAAGGTCATCTTCAATAATAAGAACTTTTGCTCGTTCTATCATTTTACCTTCCCAATTTTAGGTAGTGTAAAGGAAAATTTACTACCTTTACCTACTTCACTTTCTACCCAAATATCTCCACTATGAGAATTTATAATTTGTTTTACAATTGATAATCCAAGTCCTGTGCCATCTTTTTCCATCTGCTCAGCATTTTTTGCTCTATAGAAATCTTCGAAAATATGTGATAAATCTTCTTGTGGAATACCAATACCTGTATCTTCAATAGAAACTTGTACAGAATTATTTAATGTTGAATGTGTAATGCGTAACGCAACTTTACCACCCCAGGGAGTATATTTAATGGCGTTTAGTGTCAAATTAATCAGCAGTTGTTCCATAGCATCAGGATTAGCAGAAATCAAAGTGTTCCCAGCAAAATTTCCTACTGATATGGTTAATCCTTTTTCTTCTGCTTTCAGTTTTAGTTGTTCAACTACTTTTATTACTATTTCGGATAAAGATACAGGTTTTTTCTCTATTTCTTTATCCACTCTCATT from the Elusimicrobiota bacterium genome contains:
- a CDS encoding Gx transporter family protein; the protein is MEEYNKIRKIAFLVSCASVLQMVEYLFPQPLPGVKLGLANMITLVTLVNLGFGVAVEIAILRTIISSFILGTFLSPTFLLSFSSALISTLVMGLFYKLSTLNSKLYLSLIGISLVGAITNNMVQISMVYLLLIRHKGVFLLLPWLGISAVITGWVTGFIASGVCKKLEISAIKVNLPQNTSSKNISKNVPSVENSFSIGRYVSIDSPVHHVAPYIKIITVFVLALVILILNNFLVYVAILILLLGVLHISKISFFNLLSDIKKIYSLIIISLLVPVLFNKNGEILLSLGMFNITKEGLFMGSMFVFRLILMMTSAFLLIKTTSPNELTNDLKKILSPLRIIGISGDRMAEIITLSLVSIPVLMEKSRSFIKEQKFNKKTFKDFFPTIVGLIVVLYQQSDEELI
- a CDS encoding NusG domain II-containing protein, translated to MNKQKFYQVSKYDFIVAIAILVFSSGSLMSLKNINIADKEAIIYKNGKLIERINLSQKKVINIGKMEIEVRDGRIRILESDCPHQICKHSGWITSPAQTIVCVPNKILIEIAGSNKDTDTECNAVSY
- a CDS encoding polyprenyl synthetase family protein, whose translation is MTLKEIYKPISKELFQVEKELISVVSRLTGTEDSQQIVNHFFKVPGKRLRPALVLLSSRAVSPNQLINQSTNQLIPLATAVELIHSASLIHDDIVDDDSFRREQPSMNKQFGNQIAVLAGDMLYIRAFSLLSDKFDKKMLTILSHCVEKMCYGEINELRNKISSLEEYLEIIKNKTACFMAVCCQCGAMIDEHNEEVTLALKEYGLNFGISYQLMDDYMDGDATITSKINMLETAREYAVRAIKYLEILDNSEYKDGLKNLAEYVISPSKRSSTVLITQILKNDYTDTTVVP
- a CDS encoding response regulator, with the translated sequence MIERAKVLIIEDDLDIIEAMKVVLESKKYQVIYANDGKEGFEKAESEKPNLIILDVIMRHETEGFDVTQNLRRNERTKYIPILMITSITQKTGFPFSPETDGEFLPVDDFVEKPVQPYDLLNRVEKLLKLSKEKINIGGRKNIL